A single Campylobacter hyointestinalis subsp. hyointestinalis DNA region contains:
- a CDS encoding AraC family transcriptional regulator, with protein MDYKQNIINLLSDKKSKKITTNLDALNFYVEQEKTEFTSVMYEPSLCVILQGKKDVSYNDEKYGYDNKSYLISTLSVPAKVQVTDASKDKPYICSVLTFSLEEIYNVMKETGIDRSSKDKNLKSCLCLNTLDDDILEPLFRLTKLALKSKRESFLINLTKKEIIYALLQKNEALLKQYVLEGSIANQVARVIVDIKENFDKSINIKKLSKNIGISESSLYQNFKKITTLSPLQFQKKIRLEEAKKMLVSTNKEASDIAFLVGYESPSQFSREYARMFGMPPKAHCSFLRDSINL; from the coding sequence ATGGACTACAAACAAAATATTATAAATTTATTATCCGATAAAAAAAGCAAAAAGATCACTACAAATTTAGATGCTCTAAATTTTTATGTAGAACAAGAGAAAACAGAATTTACGAGCGTTATGTATGAACCTTCGCTTTGTGTCATTTTACAAGGCAAAAAAGACGTGAGCTACAATGATGAAAAGTATGGTTATGATAACAAAAGTTATCTTATCTCCACGCTAAGCGTTCCTGCAAAAGTGCAAGTTACAGATGCTTCAAAAGACAAACCTTACATCTGTTCTGTTCTTACTTTTAGTTTAGAAGAGATATACAACGTCATGAAAGAGACTGGGATAGATAGATCTTCAAAAGATAAAAATTTAAAAAGTTGTTTATGCTTAAATACTTTAGATGATGATATATTAGAGCCATTATTTAGACTCACAAAGTTAGCTCTTAAAAGCAAACGCGAAAGCTTTCTTATAAATTTAACCAAAAAAGAGATCATCTACGCCCTACTCCAAAAGAACGAAGCATTGCTTAAACAGTATGTTTTAGAAGGAAGTATAGCAAATCAAGTAGCAAGAGTCATAGTCGATATAAAAGAAAATTTCGATAAAAGTATCAACATAAAAAAACTCTCAAAAAATATAGGCATAAGTGAATCTTCCCTATATCAGAATTTCAAAAAAATCACTACTTTGAGCCCTCTTCAATTTCAGAAAAAAATCAGACTAGAAGAGGCTAAAAAAATGCTTGTCTCTACAAACAAAGAAGCATCTGATATAGCATTTTTAGTCGGCTACGAAAGCCCGTCTCAGTTTAGTAGAGAGTATGCAAGAATGTTTGGAATGCCACCAAAAGCGCACTGTAGCTTTTTAAGAGATAGTATAAATTTGTAG
- a CDS encoding sodium-dependent transporter — MIEKFSKIGFVLAMAGSAVGLGNAWKFPTMVGNNGGSAFILLYIVLTLSIAVVVFLAELSIGKLGESDLVSSLHKLAPNHKKQWSLAGFFMITAVLIASFYMIVIGWILKYTFMSFGSLPKDPASAGETFGNLVTNDLLSVFICFSIVFLIVFYVVSKGIKSGIEKLNLWMMPSLFVLLILLLLYAIFESGRFGDALSFIFIPDFSKILNPTIILQALGLAFFSMSMGVGTVSTYAASLPDGTNLVKSTFSIVFINILIGIMMGLVVFSFIPIVDGQPASEGAGLIFVSLASLFAQMGLVGNFLAVLFFVSLLFAGITSAVSMIEPFTLYLINKFKFTRKKALVTIGIVVYILGLFCIFSYYGITSNLFSLPKELLNTQKPIPFFDVLDFMTSNVLMPLGAITFSIFVGWVLKREGIYILFSGFMSKNVFEIWYFTLRFVAPMAILAIGVYQLIVKLS; from the coding sequence ATGATAGAAAAGTTTTCTAAAATCGGTTTCGTTCTTGCTATGGCAGGAAGCGCCGTAGGGCTTGGAAATGCTTGGAAATTCCCAACAATGGTCGGAAACAACGGAGGTTCGGCTTTTATACTACTTTATATCGTGCTTACACTTAGCATCGCCGTAGTCGTGTTTTTGGCCGAGCTTAGCATAGGAAAGTTAGGCGAGAGCGATCTTGTGAGTTCGCTACACAAACTAGCTCCAAATCATAAAAAGCAGTGGAGTTTAGCTGGATTTTTTATGATAACGGCCGTACTTATAGCTTCATTTTATATGATAGTTATCGGCTGGATATTAAAATATACTTTTATGAGCTTTGGCTCACTTCCCAAAGACCCAGCAAGCGCCGGAGAAACATTTGGAAATTTAGTTACAAATGATCTTTTGAGCGTATTTATATGCTTTAGCATAGTATTTTTGATAGTATTTTACGTAGTTTCAAAAGGTATAAAAAGCGGTATAGAAAAACTAAATTTATGGATGATGCCATCTTTATTCGTATTACTTATTTTATTGCTTCTATATGCTATTTTTGAGAGCGGTAGATTTGGCGATGCTCTAAGCTTTATATTTATTCCCGATTTTAGCAAGATTTTAAACCCGACTATTATTTTACAAGCTTTAGGACTTGCATTTTTCTCTATGTCGATGGGCGTAGGAACAGTTTCTACATACGCTGCAAGCTTACCTGATGGAACGAATTTAGTTAAATCTACATTTTCGATAGTATTTATAAATATATTAATAGGAATAATGATGGGGCTTGTAGTTTTTTCATTTATCCCTATCGTTGATGGACAGCCTGCAAGTGAGGGCGCCGGACTTATCTTTGTTTCTTTAGCTTCACTTTTTGCACAAATGGGACTTGTCGGAAACTTTCTTGCGGTACTATTTTTCGTCTCATTGCTATTTGCAGGTATTACGTCCGCAGTTTCTATGATAGAGCCATTTACGCTTTATCTTATAAATAAATTCAAATTTACTAGAAAAAAAGCACTCGTAACGATCGGAATAGTCGTGTATATATTAGGTCTTTTTTGTATATTTTCATACTACGGTATTACTTCAAATCTGTTTTCATTGCCAAAAGAGCTATTAAATACACAAAAACCTATACCGTTTTTTGATGTACTTGATTTTATGACTTCAAATGTTCTTATGCCTTTAGGAGCGATTACATTTAGTATTTTTGTCGGTTGGGTATTAAAACGTGAAGGAATTTATATATTATTTTCAGGATTTATGAGTAAAAATGTGTTTGAAATTTGGTATTTTACACTTCGTTTTGTTGCACCGATGGCTATTTTGGCTATCGGAGTTTATCAACTTATAGTTAAGCTTAGCTAA
- a CDS encoding iron-containing alcohol dehydrogenase: MVNFSYYNPTKIEFGKGKENSIGEYLNEYGAKNVLILFGSDRVKKDGLFDKATASLTKFGIKFSELGGIVSNPVLSKVYEAINLARKNGVDSVLAIGGGSVLDTAKSVAAGAKYDGDVWDLFLGKAPIKDALMVFDIMTLAATGSEMNSFAVVTNEDTKEKISITSSLINPKVSVINPELMRSISKNYLVYSASDIIAHSIEGYLTATHHPEIISKLVEANISTIIKTTEILLADPDNYDARAEFAWAATCALNGTTYVGVGGYSYPNHMIEHSISALYGVPHGAGLSVVMPAWMKWYKDKNEAQFSRFAKVIFGKNSADEGIEALKTWFEKIGTPTKLRDFGLDMSVSDITTTALHHAKAFGIADVYTKDVLEEILNLAY; encoded by the coding sequence ATGGTAAATTTTTCATATTATAACCCGACAAAAATAGAATTCGGAAAAGGTAAAGAAAATAGTATAGGCGAGTACTTAAATGAGTATGGTGCAAAAAATGTTTTGATACTTTTTGGCAGCGATAGAGTCAAAAAAGACGGACTTTTTGATAAAGCAACCGCAAGTTTAACTAAATTTGGTATCAAATTTAGTGAACTAGGCGGTATCGTAAGCAATCCGGTTTTAAGTAAAGTCTATGAAGCTATAAATTTAGCTAGAAAAAACGGCGTAGATAGTGTGCTTGCCATAGGTGGTGGCTCTGTGCTAGACACTGCAAAAAGCGTAGCCGCTGGAGCAAAATATGATGGCGATGTATGGGATCTATTTTTAGGAAAAGCACCGATAAAAGATGCACTTATGGTATTTGACATCATGACTTTAGCAGCAACTGGAAGTGAAATGAACTCATTTGCCGTTGTAACAAACGAAGATACAAAAGAGAAAATATCTATAACTTCAAGCCTTATAAATCCAAAAGTTTCAGTCATAAATCCAGAGCTTATGAGATCAATCTCTAAAAACTACCTTGTATATTCGGCTTCTGATATCATCGCTCACAGTATCGAAGGGTATTTAACCGCGACTCATCATCCAGAGATCATCAGTAAATTAGTAGAAGCAAACATCTCAACCATCATCAAAACAACAGAAATTCTACTAGCAGATCCTGACAACTATGACGCTAGAGCCGAGTTTGCATGGGCTGCAACCTGCGCACTAAATGGCACTACTTATGTTGGCGTGGGCGGCTACTCTTATCCAAATCATATGATAGAGCATTCCATCTCAGCGCTTTATGGCGTTCCACACGGCGCTGGACTTTCAGTCGTGATGCCTGCTTGGATGAAATGGTACAAAGATAAAAATGAAGCGCAATTTAGCAGATTTGCAAAAGTTATCTTTGGTAAGAACAGCGCAGATGAAGGTATAGAAGCCTTAAAAACATGGTTTGAAAAGATAGGAACTCCTACAAAACTAAGAGATTTCGGACTTGATATGAGTGTGAGTGATATCACTACCACAGCGCTTCATCACGCAAAAGCTTTTGGTATAGCTGATGTCTATACAAAAGATGTACTTGAAGAGATACTAAATTTAGCCTACTAA
- a CDS encoding virulence RhuM family protein, which translates to MSDIVVYNDGEIELKVSVESDTIWLNAEDIAKIFYVQRPAIVKHINNIYKDEELSQNLTCSKMEQVAKDGKLRKVNLYNLEMIISVGYRVNSKKATKFRQWATSVLKSYIVSGYAINQKKLAQKGLKELDQTINLLKQTIDSSELNLIEAKGLLDVIIGYSKTWSLLQGYDENSLLINPKANQNGFVLEIDEALEAIKSLKSSLVKKARRVSFLVDKKQMNSVEFLAIYIRHLAVWI; encoded by the coding sequence ATGTCAGATATAGTAGTGTATAATGATGGAGAGATAGAGCTTAAAGTTTCGGTAGAGAGTGATACGATTTGGCTAAATGCTGAAGATATAGCTAAGATTTTCTACGTACAAAGACCAGCTATTGTGAAGCATATAAATAATATATACAAAGATGAGGAACTCAGTCAAAATTTAACTTGTTCCAAAATGGAACAAGTTGCTAAAGATGGCAAGCTTAGAAAAGTAAATTTGTATAACCTTGAAATGATTATCTCTGTTGGTTATCGTGTCAATTCCAAAAAAGCTACCAAATTCCGTCAATGGGCAACATCTGTTTTAAAGAGCTATATCGTAAGTGGTTATGCTATAAATCAAAAGAAATTAGCTCAAAAAGGATTAAAAGAGCTAGATCAAACCATAAATTTACTCAAACAAACTATAGATTCAAGTGAATTAAATTTAATTGAAGCAAAAGGGCTTCTTGACGTAATTATAGGCTATTCAAAAACTTGGAGTTTACTACAAGGCTATGATGAAAACTCATTATTGATAAATCCAAAAGCAAACCAAAATGGATTTGTACTAGAGATAGATGAAGCACTAGAAGCTATTAAATCGCTCAAATCATCTCTGGTAAAAAAGGCGAGGCGAGTGAGCTTTTTGGTAGACAAAAAGCAAATGAATTCGGTGGAATTCTTGGCAATATATATCAGACATTTGGCGGTGTGGATCTAA